Below is a window of Clostridiales bacterium DNA.
GATGTTCTCCGCATAATCCCAGGCCATCGGGTTACTCCTTTTCGGGCGTTTATCTGTGATCCAGCTGATCCGTTTTCTATCAATGCGATCGCCGGCTTCCATTATACGCACGGAAAGCCCAAAACACAAACACAAATTCGGTTTTGCGCGTCCTGACAGAGATGTATATATACTATCAAACAAATCGTTTGTCATCTGTGGAAATCCATGCTATACTGATAAAAAACCAATCAAAATGTCCGGAATCCGGAAAGGGGAAACGGCTCCTTTCCGCAAACGGATATTGTTCCCCGGCCGGCGGCGCCGGGAAGGCGAGGTGACATCGTTGAGAAAATTCCGGAAACTGGTGATCGGCGGGATTGAGAGCAAGATCGTCCTGCTGATTATTGCGGCGATGCTGCTGCTGGCCGGGGTATTCCTGGCCGTGACGCAGACCCAGAACAAGCTGCTGGTGGACCTGAGCGGGGAAACGAACGAGCGGCAGCTGGCCGCCATGAGCGGGACCACGGCCGGGGTGATCGATACCGTGATCACCCAGAACATGGACAGCATCACGGACAAGGAAGCCCAGCTGGCGGACGAGATGTTCCGGGATGTGGCTGCCCGGGTCCGGATGGTGGGCGATTATGCGCAGAAGCTGCTGGAAAACGCGGATGGGTCCCCGCGCGCGCCCTGGAACCGGCCGGATCCGTCGAAGAACGGGGAGCTGTTTGCCAAGGTTCTGTTTGCCGAAGGCGTGGACGAGGCAGCCCTGGAAGACCGGGTGGGCATCATCGCCAATATGGGCGACATGATGATTTCCCTCTGCAAGGCTTACGGCGGGGACAACATCTGGTTCTCCCTGGCGGAGGGCGCCACGCTGATGGTTGATGACGTGCCGGATGAGTGGATCCTGGATGACGGCAGCTATGAAACCTACAATGCCACTGAACGGTACTGGTATAAGCAGGCAGCGCAGGAGGGGAAGCTCGTCTTCTCCGATGTGGAGATTGACCGGCGGACCTGGAAAAAGTGCGTTACATGCGCGCTGCCGGTATACGGCGCGGACGGAAAGCTGCTGGGTGTTGCCGGCGCGGACATCTTCCTGACGGACATGCAGGCCAAGGCGGCCGCATCCTCAGACAGCGCCGGCATTCTCCTGATCGTGAACCAAAACGGCCATGTGGTGGTGGCTCCGGACAACCAGGACGTATTCCCGGTGCTGAAATCCGTGGAAGCCAGCGACCTGCGCGAATCGGACAATTCCGGGCTGGCATCTCTGGTGAAGGATGCGCTGCAGAGCAAGACCGACGTACGGATGGTCAGCCTGGATAACGGAACCTACTACATGATCGGCGTGCCGATGAAAACCCCCGGCTGGGCGATGATCACCGCCTTCAGCGAGGAAGTGGCCGGGCAACCCGTGCGGACGATCCGGGAAACCTATAACGGCATCCAGGCGGAAGCCGCCGAGGAATACCGCACCAAGACCACCCAGGGCCAGACGCTGATGTGGATTATCCTGGGCCTGCTGCTGGCCGCACTGGTGGGCGGCGCCCTGCTGGCCGGCCGGAAGATCGTCAAACCACTGAACACAATTACGAAGCGGATTTCCGAGATCGGCGGGGACAACCTGCAGTTCCGGATGGAAGACGAGTACCGGACCGGGGATGAGGTGGAGGTTCTCGCAAAGTCCTTTGCGGACCTTTCCGCGAAAACCATGGATTACATTGACCAGGTTACTACGGTGACGGCGGAAAAGGAACGGATCGGAACCGAACTGCATGTGGCACGGGAGATCCAGAAGGGAATGCTCCCCGGCATCTTCCCGCCCTATCCGGAACGGAGCGAGTTTGACCTGTATGCCGCGATGGACCCTGCCAAGGAAGTGGGCGGCGACTTCTACGACTTCTTCCTGATCGACCATGACCACCTGGCCATGGTGATGGCGGACGTGAGCGGCAAGGGCATCCCCGCAGCGCTGTTTATGATGGTTTCCAAAACCATCCTGAAGAACAACGCCATGCTGGGCAAGTCCCCCGCGGAAATCCTGGTTTCCGCCAATGAGACGATCTGCTCCAACAACAAGATGCAGATGTTTGTGACCGTGTGGATGGGCATCCTGGAGATCAGCACCGGGAAGATCACAGCAGCGAACGCCGGACACGAGTATCCGGCCATCCGCCGGGCCGGCGCGGGCTTTGAGCTGCTGAAGGACAAGCACGGTTTCGTGGTCGGCGGTATGGAGGGCATCCGCTACAAGGAATATGAAATCCAGCTGAATCCGGGCGACAAGCTGTTCCTATACACCGACGGTGTGCCGGAGGCCACCAACGCGGAACAGGAGCTGTTTGGAACGGACCGGATGGTCACCGCACTGGACACCGGCGCGGACGGCAGCGCCCGGGACGTGCTGGTGAACGTGCGGAAGAGCGTGGACGCATTTGTGCAGGATGCCGAGCAGTTTGACGACCTGACCATGCTGTGCCTGGATTACAAGGGATAAAACAGACGGAAAGACGACAGCGCCGCCCCGGCCTTTCCTGCCGGGGCGGCGTCCTGCTGTGGCGGAAGGCGGCTGGGAAGAAAACCGCGGAAGCATAAATGATCCAACGGAACCGGACCGGGTACCCGACAGGGCACCCGGTTTTTTGTATCCCGGCGGCGCCGGGGTATTGACCTCAAGTGAGCTTTAAGTTATAAAATGAACCCGGAGAGAAAACAGAAACAGCGGCAGGAAGGCCGGAAGGGAGATAAAGGCCGGCCTGCTGGATCATATCCGTATCGGAGGAATGACTGTATGGACCGCAACACACCCCTGTATGATCCCCGCCTGACGGACCGGGAACGGGCGGAATACCTGGTTTCCCAACTGACCATTGAGGAAAAGTTTGCCTGGTTCGGCCTGCGCATCCGCAACGAGCGCCTGGGCCTGGCCGTTTCCACCTGCGGCGGGGAAGGCGCGCACGGCGTGCAGGCCAGGGCCGGGCAGGGGGAAATGCACCCGCCGACCCCGACCACGTCCTTAACCCAGCCGATCGGTATGGCGGCGTCCTTTGACAAAGAGCTGATTTTCAAGGCTGGCGACGTTACCGGAAAAGAATCCCGGGCATTCGCGAACGCGGTCAGCAAGGGCGGGCACTGCCGCCTGGCGCCTACAGTCGATATGTGCCGCGATCCGCGGTGGGGCCGGAACGAGGAAGGCTACGGCGAGGATCCGTATCTTACCGGCAAAATGGCTTCCGCGTATATCCGGGGCATGCAGGACGAGCACAACTATGACGGGACACCGGTGGCGCCCGGGGAGCGGGGCAGCCGCATCCGGACCGGTGCGGTACTCAAGCATTTCTACGCCAACAACCAGGAATACCGGCGCGCCTACGACAGCTTCGACATCTCCGACAAGGTGAAGTACGACTACGAGCTGGAACCGTTCCGCTACTGCGCGCAGGAAGGCCACGCGGAAGGCGTGATGACCTCCTACAATGAGATCAACCACCTGCCGGCCATGCTGAACCACGAGGTACAGGATATCCTGAAGGACCGGTGGGGCATAAAGTATGCCATGACGGACGGCGGCGACTTCCTGCAGACGGTGAACTTCCACCATTATTACGAGACCCACGCGGAAACCCTGGCGGAAGCGGTCCGGGCCGGCGTGGACGCGATGCTGGACAATCCCTTTGAGGTGCAGAAGGCGGCCAAGGAAGCGTATGAGCGCGGCCTGGTTACGGAAGCGGAGCTGGACAAGGCGATCCTCTGCACGGTGACGGAGCTGATCCGCCAGGGCGCCTTTGACCCGGAGGATCCGTACGCGGAGCTGGACATGGCGGACGTGGGAACGGACGAGGCGAAGCGGATATCCCTGCAGATGAGCCGGGAATCCAACGTTTTGCTGAAGAACGAAAACGGCTTCCTGCCTTTCCACCGGGACGACGACATCGCCCTGATCGGCGACGTCGGCAACAACTGGTATATGGACTGGTATGCCGGAAAGCCGATCTACAAGGTAACACTGAAGGCCGGCCTGGAAAAGCGGATGCACCGCGAGATCCCGTATGACAGCGGACTGAACATGTTCCGGCTGAAATACGGCGACAAATACATCGGCGGAAGCCATCCCGCACAGGCTTACTGGAGCTACAACAAGCCGGAGCCGGCGGAGCTGGTGCTGGTGGACAAGGCGGAGGATGCGATTGTCTTTGAACAGCGCAACTGGGGCTGGGGCAGCAATTTCCTGTATGCCCCCGCATACCGGAAGTACGCCCGGGTGGATGCCCTCGGGAAGATCACCCTTTCCTCCGATGAGCCGTTCACCTTTACCCTGATGGAGAACTTCACGATCGGTACGGCGGATGCTGTCCGCAGCACGGACACGCCGCGGAACGCGAATTGCGTGGAGCTGACCCGGTACTGGAACGACGAGGAATGCGGCATCAAAATCTACTGCTTCGGCAACCGGAACGTGTACATTGAGGACGGAAAGCTGACCACGAATCCCCTGGTCCGCAAAAAGCCCGAAAGCAACACCAAGGAAGGCGGCAACGTCGTGGAAGCCTGGGCGGGATCCGAAAAGGAAGCCGCAACGCTGACGGTGGAGATCGTTTCCAGCGGAATCGAGCGCGCGAAGGAAATCGCGAAGAAGGCGAAGAAGGTCATCGTGGCGCTGGGCTGCAACCCGATGATGAACGCGAAGGAAGAGATCGACCGCAGCAGTATTGAGATGATCCCCCTGCAGCAGAAGCTGCTGGAGGAAGTGTGCGCGGTGAATCCGAATGTGGCGGTGGTGCTGATCACCAACTACCCGTACGCCATCAACTGGATGCAGGCGCATGTGCCTGCCATTCTCACGAACGCGACCGGTTCCCAGGACATGGGTAACGGCCTGGCGGACGCGATCTTCGGCGAGGCGAACCCTGCCGGACGCCTCCCGATGACCTGGTATCAGAGTGACGATGACCTGCCTCCGCTGGAGGACTATGACCTGATCAATCATCCCCG
It encodes the following:
- a CDS encoding glycoside hydrolase family 3 C-terminal domain-containing protein; amino-acid sequence: MDRNTPLYDPRLTDRERAEYLVSQLTIEEKFAWFGLRIRNERLGLAVSTCGGEGAHGVQARAGQGEMHPPTPTTSLTQPIGMAASFDKELIFKAGDVTGKESRAFANAVSKGGHCRLAPTVDMCRDPRWGRNEEGYGEDPYLTGKMASAYIRGMQDEHNYDGTPVAPGERGSRIRTGAVLKHFYANNQEYRRAYDSFDISDKVKYDYELEPFRYCAQEGHAEGVMTSYNEINHLPAMLNHEVQDILKDRWGIKYAMTDGGDFLQTVNFHHYYETHAETLAEAVRAGVDAMLDNPFEVQKAAKEAYERGLVTEAELDKAILCTVTELIRQGAFDPEDPYAELDMADVGTDEAKRISLQMSRESNVLLKNENGFLPFHRDDDIALIGDVGNNWYMDWYAGKPIYKVTLKAGLEKRMHREIPYDSGLNMFRLKYGDKYIGGSHPAQAYWSYNKPEPAELVLVDKAEDAIVFEQRNWGWGSNFLYAPAYRKYARVDALGKITLSSDEPFTFTLMENFTIGTADAVRSTDTPRNANCVELTRYWNDEECGIKIYCFGNRNVYIEDGKLTTNPLVRKKPESNTKEGGNVVEAWAGSEKEAATLTVEIVSSGIERAKEIAKKAKKVIVALGCNPMMNAKEEIDRSSIEMIPLQQKLLEEVCAVNPNVAVVLITNYPYAINWMQAHVPAILTNATGSQDMGNGLADAIFGEANPAGRLPMTWYQSDDDLPPLEDYDLINHPRTYRYFDKPVLYPFGYGLSYTKFDYSGLRVEKCGDGLKASVTVTNTGGVPGDEVAQLYIQRVSPSGTVHPIRRLIGFERLKDLQPGESREACFTVNPCDLEIYMESEGKKIIESGEYRVYAGGNCLDERLSVNTEL
- a CDS encoding SpoIIE family protein phosphatase; translated protein: MTSLRKFRKLVIGGIESKIVLLIIAAMLLLAGVFLAVTQTQNKLLVDLSGETNERQLAAMSGTTAGVIDTVITQNMDSITDKEAQLADEMFRDVAARVRMVGDYAQKLLENADGSPRAPWNRPDPSKNGELFAKVLFAEGVDEAALEDRVGIIANMGDMMISLCKAYGGDNIWFSLAEGATLMVDDVPDEWILDDGSYETYNATERYWYKQAAQEGKLVFSDVEIDRRTWKKCVTCALPVYGADGKLLGVAGADIFLTDMQAKAAASSDSAGILLIVNQNGHVVVAPDNQDVFPVLKSVEASDLRESDNSGLASLVKDALQSKTDVRMVSLDNGTYYMIGVPMKTPGWAMITAFSEEVAGQPVRTIRETYNGIQAEAAEEYRTKTTQGQTLMWIILGLLLAALVGGALLAGRKIVKPLNTITKRISEIGGDNLQFRMEDEYRTGDEVEVLAKSFADLSAKTMDYIDQVTTVTAEKERIGTELHVAREIQKGMLPGIFPPYPERSEFDLYAAMDPAKEVGGDFYDFFLIDHDHLAMVMADVSGKGIPAALFMMVSKTILKNNAMLGKSPAEILVSANETICSNNKMQMFVTVWMGILEISTGKITAANAGHEYPAIRRAGAGFELLKDKHGFVVGGMEGIRYKEYEIQLNPGDKLFLYTDGVPEATNAEQELFGTDRMVTALDTGADGSARDVLVNVRKSVDAFVQDAEQFDDLTMLCLDYKG